Proteins encoded by one window of Mycolicibacterium sp. ND9-15:
- a CDS encoding acyclic terpene utilization AtuA family protein, which translates to MREMLTGGDLDYLTGDYLAELTMLILARDRAKSADRGYAKTFLTQLEESLGLALDRGVRIVANAGGLNPAGLADAVRALAERLGLTVNVAHVEGDDLIARADELGFGAATAATSGTGSVLAANAYLGAWGIVDCLDAGADVVVTGRVTDASVIVGPAAAHHGWGRTDYDRLAGAVAAGHVIECGAQATGGNYAFFTEVADLTYPGFPLAEIHSDGSSVITKHPGTGGAVTVGTVTAQLLYEISGARYANPDATLRVDSIGLTDDGVDRVRISGVRGEPPPPTLKVSLNSIGGFRNEMTLVLTGLDIEAKAELVRRQLEVALPVKPAELEWTLARTDHTDADTEETASALLRCVVRDPDPAKVGRQFSSAAVELALASYPGFHATSPPGHGQVYGVFKPAFIAATEVPHVAVHADGSRVEIPAGAQTLELAPVPPFALPEPLPFGETERAPLGLIAGARSGDKGGSANVGVWVRTEQQWRWLSHMLTIEKLRELLPETTDLPVARYLLPNLRAVNFVIEDILGEGVAYQARFDPQAKGLGEWLRSRHVDIPKELLS; encoded by the coding sequence ATGCGCGAGATGCTGACCGGAGGCGACCTCGACTACCTGACCGGCGACTACCTCGCCGAGTTGACCATGCTCATCCTGGCCCGGGACCGCGCCAAATCAGCCGACCGCGGCTACGCGAAGACCTTCCTGACCCAGCTCGAGGAGAGCCTCGGGCTGGCGCTTGATCGCGGCGTGCGGATCGTCGCCAATGCGGGCGGACTCAACCCGGCGGGGTTGGCCGACGCGGTGCGCGCGCTCGCCGAGCGGTTGGGGTTGACGGTCAACGTCGCGCACGTGGAGGGTGACGACCTCATCGCGCGCGCCGACGAGCTAGGGTTCGGAGCCGCCACGGCGGCGACATCGGGGACCGGCTCAGTCCTGGCGGCCAACGCCTACCTCGGCGCGTGGGGCATCGTCGACTGCCTCGACGCGGGCGCCGATGTCGTGGTGACCGGCCGGGTGACCGACGCGTCGGTGATCGTCGGGCCCGCCGCGGCGCACCACGGCTGGGGCCGCACCGACTACGACCGGCTGGCCGGCGCCGTCGCGGCGGGGCATGTCATCGAGTGCGGCGCCCAAGCGACCGGTGGCAACTATGCCTTCTTCACCGAAGTCGCCGATTTGACCTATCCGGGGTTTCCGCTCGCCGAGATCCACTCGGACGGTTCCTCGGTCATCACCAAACACCCCGGCACCGGCGGTGCGGTCACCGTGGGCACCGTGACCGCGCAACTGCTGTACGAGATCAGCGGGGCGCGCTACGCCAACCCCGACGCGACGCTGCGCGTCGACAGCATCGGGCTCACCGACGACGGAGTGGACCGGGTGCGGATCTCCGGCGTGCGGGGTGAGCCGCCGCCACCGACGCTGAAGGTGTCGCTCAACAGCATCGGCGGCTTCCGCAACGAGATGACGCTGGTCCTCACGGGCCTCGACATCGAGGCCAAGGCGGAGCTGGTGCGGCGTCAGCTGGAAGTCGCCCTACCGGTCAAACCCGCCGAGTTGGAGTGGACGCTGGCGCGCACCGACCACACCGACGCCGACACCGAAGAGACGGCGAGCGCCCTGTTGCGATGTGTGGTTCGAGACCCCGATCCCGCCAAGGTGGGTCGCCAGTTCTCCTCCGCCGCCGTCGAACTCGCGCTGGCGAGTTATCCGGGCTTCCACGCCACCAGTCCTCCGGGCCATGGTCAGGTCTACGGCGTGTTCAAGCCGGCGTTCATCGCGGCCACCGAGGTGCCCCACGTCGCCGTGCACGCCGACGGCTCTCGTGTCGAGATACCGGCAGGCGCGCAGACTCTCGAATTGGCGCCCGTGCCACCGTTCGCGCTACCCGAGCCACTTCCGTTCGGCGAAACCGAACGCGCGCCGCTCGGGCTCATCGCGGGCGCCCGCAGCGGGGACAAGGGCGGCAGCGCGAACGTCGGCGTCTGGGTACGTACGGAGCAGCAGTGGCGTTGGCTGTCGCACATGTTGACCATCGAGAAGCTGCGCGAACTCCTGCCCGAGACAACAGATCTGCCCGTCGCGCGCTATCTGCTGCCCAACCTGCGGGCGGTCAACTTCGTCATCGAGGACATCCTCGGCGAGGGCGTCGCCTACCAGGCCCGGTTCGACCCCCAGGCCAAGGGCCTCGGCGAATGGCTGCGCAGCCGTCATGTCGATATCCCAAAGGAGCTGTTGTCGTGA
- the rpmF gene encoding 50S ribosomal protein L32: MAVPKRRMSRSNTRSRRSQWKAKRTELVGVNVAGQQHKVPRRLLKAARLGLIDLDRR, encoded by the coding sequence ATGGCTGTGCCCAAGCGCAGGATGTCGCGCTCGAACACCCGGAGCCGGCGCTCGCAGTGGAAGGCCAAGCGCACCGAACTCGTGGGCGTCAACGTCGCCGGTCAGCAGCACAAGGTGCCGCGCCGGCTGCTCAAGGCGGCCCGTCTCGGCCTGATCGACCTCGACCGCCGGTAG
- a CDS encoding response regulator transcription factor — protein sequence MRILVVDDDRAVRESLRRSLSFNGYSVELAEDGLEALNRIATDRPDALVLDVMMPRLDGLEVCRQLRSTGDDLPILVLTARDSVSERVAGLDAGADDYLPKPFALEELLARMRALLRRTGPVDGAETAAMTFSDLSLDPVTREVTRGQRQISLTRTEFALLEMLIANPRRVLTRSRILEEVWGFDFPTSGNALEVYVGYLRRKTEAAGEPRLIHTVRGVGYVLRETPP from the coding sequence GTGCGCATACTTGTCGTCGACGACGATCGCGCGGTGCGCGAGTCGCTGCGCCGGTCTCTTTCCTTCAACGGTTACTCCGTCGAACTCGCAGAGGACGGCCTCGAGGCTCTCAACCGGATCGCCACCGATCGGCCCGACGCCCTGGTGCTCGATGTGATGATGCCCCGGTTGGACGGCCTGGAGGTGTGCCGTCAGCTGCGCAGCACCGGTGACGACCTGCCGATCTTGGTGCTGACGGCGCGGGACTCGGTCTCCGAGCGGGTGGCCGGCCTGGACGCCGGCGCCGACGACTACCTGCCGAAGCCGTTCGCCCTCGAGGAACTGTTGGCCCGAATGCGGGCGCTGCTGCGCCGCACCGGTCCTGTCGACGGAGCCGAGACGGCCGCGATGACGTTCTCCGACCTGTCCCTTGACCCCGTCACCCGTGAGGTCACCAGGGGGCAACGTCAGATAAGCCTGACGCGCACCGAATTCGCGCTGCTCGAGATGCTCATCGCCAACCCCCGCCGGGTGTTGACCCGCAGCCGCATTCTCGAAGAGGTGTGGGGATTCGACTTCCCGACATCCGGCAACGCCCTCGAGGTGTATGTCGGTTATCTGCGCCGCAAGACCGAAGCCGCAGGAGAGCCGCGACTGATCCACACCGTGCGCGGGGTGGGTTATGTTCTGCGCGAAACGCCTCCGTGA
- a CDS encoding HAMP domain-containing sensor histidine kinase produces the protein MSAPNYGSAPQPDSLRPPSRTSSVSLRWRVMLLAMSMVAMVVVLMAVAVWAVVSRALYDDVDNQLRSRARLLIESGSLQADPSKAIEGTAYSDVNAMLVIPGRAIFTANQEGETLPLGDPEKAVLRGDLIMSLRTVNHQRVLAMHLSNDSSLLISKSMVPTAQLLQRLSTVLIIVGGVGVAVAAMAGGAVARAGLRPVARLTEAAERVARTDDLRPIPVFGSDELARLTEAFNMMLRALAESRERQARLVTDAGHELRTPLTSLRTNVELLMASMAPGAPRLPDEEMADLRADVIAQIEELSTLVGDLVDLTRDDAGVTVHEFVDVAEIVDRSLERVRRRRNDIEFEVTTTPWLVYGDDAGLGRAVLNLLDNAAKWSPQGGRVTVRLSQIDPMHAELVVSDYGPGIPPQERPLVFERFYRSTTARSMSGSGLGLAIVKQVVLKHGGSVRIEDTVPGGQPPGTSMHVVLSGRPTVEQPSEWVVPRHAPAE, from the coding sequence ATGTCCGCGCCGAATTACGGGTCTGCGCCACAACCCGATTCGCTTCGTCCGCCGTCGAGAACCAGTTCGGTGTCGCTGCGGTGGCGCGTGATGCTGTTGGCGATGTCGATGGTGGCGATGGTGGTGGTCCTGATGGCCGTGGCCGTCTGGGCAGTGGTGTCCCGCGCACTGTACGACGACGTCGACAACCAACTACGCAGCCGGGCTCGCCTTCTCATCGAGAGCGGATCCCTGCAGGCAGATCCGAGCAAGGCGATCGAGGGCACCGCGTACTCCGACGTCAACGCGATGCTGGTGATTCCGGGCCGAGCCATCTTCACGGCCAACCAGGAGGGGGAGACGCTACCGCTCGGCGACCCCGAGAAAGCGGTGCTGCGCGGGGATCTGATCATGTCGCTGCGTACGGTCAACCATCAGCGGGTACTGGCGATGCACCTGTCGAACGACAGCTCCCTGCTGATCTCCAAGAGCATGGTGCCCACCGCTCAGCTGCTTCAACGACTGAGCACGGTGCTGATCATCGTCGGAGGAGTCGGCGTCGCGGTCGCCGCAATGGCGGGTGGTGCCGTCGCGCGCGCGGGCCTGCGTCCCGTGGCGCGGCTGACCGAGGCCGCCGAGCGGGTGGCACGCACCGATGACCTGCGCCCCATTCCGGTGTTCGGCAGCGACGAACTCGCCCGTCTCACCGAGGCGTTCAACATGATGCTGCGTGCCCTGGCCGAGTCCCGGGAACGCCAGGCCCGCCTGGTCACCGACGCCGGCCACGAGCTGCGCACACCGCTGACGTCGTTGCGCACCAACGTCGAACTGCTGATGGCGTCGATGGCCCCCGGCGCACCGCGGTTGCCGGACGAGGAAATGGCGGACCTGCGCGCCGACGTCATCGCCCAGATCGAGGAGTTGTCGACCCTGGTCGGTGATCTGGTCGACCTGACGCGTGACGACGCGGGCGTCACCGTGCACGAGTTCGTGGACGTCGCCGAGATCGTGGACCGCTCGCTGGAACGAGTTCGCCGCCGTCGCAACGACATCGAGTTCGAGGTGACGACCACACCGTGGCTGGTCTACGGCGACGATGCCGGGCTGGGGCGCGCCGTGCTCAACCTGCTCGACAACGCGGCGAAGTGGAGCCCCCAGGGCGGCCGGGTTACCGTGCGCTTGAGCCAGATCGATCCGATGCACGCCGAGTTGGTGGTCTCCGATTACGGCCCGGGCATTCCGCCACAGGAGCGACCGCTGGTGTTCGAACGGTTCTACCGGTCGACGACGGCCAGGTCGATGTCCGGATCGGGCCTGGGGTTGGCGATCGTGAAACAGGTTGTGCTCAAGCACGGTGGTTCAGTGCGCATCGAGGACACCGTGCCCGGTGGGCAGCCGCCGGGCACCTCGATGCACGTCGTGCTGTCGGGTCGGCCCACGGTCGAGCAGCCGAGCGAGTGGGTCGTTCCCCGACACGCCCCCGCCGAGTAG
- a CDS encoding trypsin-like peptidase domain-containing protein: MTNHPRYSPPPPPPGRRPIAPGHAVPGYPGGAQRPGPYQQQQPYDWRYATQQPPQLRVPFDPYRGAPQPLSGQPPQKRSRAGALTVGALAVAVVSAGIGGGVALLAQPDHHSASSSVNGAAPSVPAASLPAGSVEQVAAKVVPSVVKLETDMGRASEEGSGVVLSSDGLILTNNHVVSAAGSADPAGPAGPGAGPPGQTKVTFSNGRTAPFTVVGTDPSSDIAVVRAQGVSDLTPITIGSSSDLQVGQDVVAVGSPLGLEGTVTTGIISALNRPVAASGDARNQNTVLDAIQTDAAINPGNSGGALVNMNGELIGVNSAIATLGADAGPQAQSGSIGLGFAIPVDQAKRIADELIKNGTAAHASLGVQVGNDASIDGARIVEVTDGGAAAAAGLPSGVVVTKVDDRVIGSADALVAAIRSRAPGDKVTLSYLDPSGKSQTVQVTLGKAQQ; this comes from the coding sequence ATGACGAACCACCCGAGGTACTCGCCGCCGCCCCCGCCACCCGGCCGCCGGCCGATCGCTCCCGGGCATGCGGTGCCCGGCTACCCCGGTGGCGCCCAGCGCCCGGGCCCCTACCAGCAGCAGCAGCCGTACGACTGGCGTTACGCGACCCAGCAGCCCCCGCAGTTGCGGGTGCCGTTTGACCCCTACCGCGGTGCACCGCAGCCACTGTCCGGCCAGCCGCCGCAAAAGCGTTCTCGCGCCGGTGCATTGACGGTCGGCGCGTTGGCTGTAGCGGTCGTCTCCGCCGGCATCGGCGGTGGGGTGGCGCTCCTGGCGCAACCGGACCACCACTCGGCGTCGTCGTCGGTCAACGGTGCCGCGCCCAGTGTGCCCGCAGCCAGCCTGCCCGCTGGCTCCGTCGAACAAGTCGCCGCGAAGGTGGTGCCCAGCGTCGTCAAGCTCGAAACCGACATGGGGCGGGCGTCTGAAGAGGGGTCGGGCGTCGTCCTGTCCTCCGACGGGTTGATCCTGACCAACAACCACGTCGTGTCGGCCGCCGGCTCTGCAGATCCGGCCGGCCCGGCGGGCCCGGGCGCCGGTCCCCCCGGGCAGACCAAGGTGACCTTCTCCAACGGTCGGACCGCCCCCTTCACAGTCGTCGGCACCGACCCGAGCAGCGATATCGCCGTTGTCCGAGCCCAGGGGGTCTCGGACCTCACTCCGATCACCATCGGCTCGTCGTCCGACCTGCAGGTCGGCCAGGACGTGGTCGCCGTCGGCTCGCCGCTCGGCCTGGAGGGCACGGTGACCACCGGCATCATCAGCGCCCTGAACCGGCCGGTTGCCGCCAGCGGTGACGCCCGCAACCAGAACACCGTGCTCGACGCGATCCAGACCGACGCCGCGATCAACCCCGGCAACTCCGGCGGTGCGCTGGTCAACATGAACGGGGAACTGATCGGCGTCAACTCCGCGATCGCCACGTTGGGCGCCGACGCCGGGCCTCAGGCCCAGAGCGGTTCTATCGGCCTTGGCTTCGCGATCCCGGTCGATCAGGCCAAGAGGATCGCCGATGAGTTGATCAAGAACGGCACCGCGGCGCACGCTTCGCTCGGTGTGCAGGTGGGCAACGACGCGTCGATCGACGGCGCGCGGATCGTCGAGGTCACCGATGGTGGCGCCGCCGCTGCGGCGGGCCTGCCGAGCGGGGTCGTGGTCACCAAGGTCGACGACCGGGTGATCGGCAGCGCCGACGCGCTGGTCGCGGCGATTCGCTCCAGGGCGCCGGGGGACAAGGTCACGCTGTCCTATCTCGACCCGTCGGGTAAGTCGCAGACGGTCCAGGTCACGCTCGGCAAGGCCCAGCAGTGA
- a CDS encoding MogA/MoaB family molybdenum cofactor biosynthesis protein translates to MRVAAPMSRPTYTVELMEQPGELVGRALVVVVDDRTAHGDEEDHSGPLVTELLGEAGFVVDGVVVVSSDEVEIRNALNTAVIGGVDLVVSVGGTGVTPRDVTPEATLDILDRELLGISEALRASGLSAGITDAGVSRGLAGISGSTLVVNLAGSRAAVRDGMATLNPLAVQVIGQLSSLDI, encoded by the coding sequence TTGAGAGTGGCCGCGCCCATGTCGCGACCCACATATACGGTTGAGCTCATGGAGCAGCCAGGGGAGTTGGTGGGCCGGGCGCTGGTCGTCGTGGTCGACGATCGCACCGCACACGGCGATGAGGAGGACCACAGCGGTCCGCTGGTCACCGAATTGCTCGGCGAGGCGGGATTCGTCGTCGACGGCGTCGTCGTCGTGTCGTCCGACGAGGTCGAGATCCGCAACGCTCTCAACACCGCGGTGATCGGCGGGGTGGATCTGGTGGTGTCCGTCGGTGGCACGGGCGTCACTCCCCGCGACGTCACTCCCGAGGCCACCCTGGACATCCTCGACCGGGAACTCCTCGGCATCTCCGAGGCGTTGCGGGCCTCCGGGTTGTCCGCGGGTATCACCGACGCCGGGGTGTCGCGCGGGCTTGCGGGCATCTCGGGTAGCACGCTCGTGGTCAACCTCGCCGGCTCCCGCGCCGCGGTGCGCGACGGTATGGCCACGCTCAATCCGCTGGCGGTTCAAGTCATCGGCCAGCTGTCCAGCCTCGACATCTGA
- a CDS encoding MspA family porin codes for MKVFGRVLVAMVAAIASLFVSTGTSHAGLDNELSLVDGKDRTLTIQQWDTFLNGVFPLDRNRLTREWFHSGRAKYTVAGPGAEEFEGTLELGYQIGFPWSLGVGINFSYTTPNVLLDQAPPFPFASLNTGFLTTPNLFPGVSISADLGNGPGIQEVATFSVDVAGANGGVAVSNAHGTVTGAAGGVLLRPFARLISSAGDSVTTYGEPWNMN; via the coding sequence ATGAAGGTTTTCGGTCGGGTGCTGGTCGCGATGGTGGCGGCCATCGCGTCGTTGTTCGTGAGTACGGGCACCTCTCACGCGGGGCTGGACAACGAGTTGAGCTTGGTCGACGGCAAGGACCGGACGCTGACGATTCAGCAGTGGGACACGTTCCTCAACGGGGTGTTTCCCCTTGACCGCAACCGGTTGACGCGGGAGTGGTTCCACAGTGGGCGTGCCAAGTACACCGTGGCCGGCCCGGGCGCTGAGGAGTTCGAGGGCACGTTGGAGCTGGGGTATCAGATCGGCTTCCCGTGGTCGCTGGGGGTGGGGATCAACTTCAGCTACACCACGCCGAACGTGCTGCTCGACCAGGCGCCGCCGTTTCCGTTCGCCAGCCTCAATACCGGCTTTCTCACCACGCCGAACCTGTTTCCCGGGGTGTCGATCAGCGCCGATCTCGGCAACGGTCCGGGGATCCAAGAGGTTGCGACGTTCTCGGTCGATGTGGCGGGCGCCAATGGCGGTGTGGCGGTGTCGAATGCGCACGGCACGGTGACCGGTGCGGCCGGTGGTGTGTTGTTGCGTCCGTTCGCTCGGCTGATCTCCTCGGCCGGTGACAGTGTCACCACCTACGGCGAGCCCTGGAACATGAACTGA
- a CDS encoding MspA family porin, with protein MKVFGRVLVAMVAAIASLFVSTGTSHAGLDNELSLVDGKDRTLTIQQWDTFLNGVFPLDRNRLTREWFHSGRAKYTVAGPGAEEFEGTLELGYQIGFPWSLGVGINFSYTTPNVLLDQAPPFPFASLNTGFLTTPNLFPGVSISADLGNGPGIQEVATFSVDVARANGGVAVSNAHGTVTGAAGGVLLRPFARLISSAGDSVTTYGEPWNMN; from the coding sequence ATGAAGGTTTTCGGTCGGGTGCTGGTCGCGATGGTGGCGGCCATCGCGTCGTTGTTCGTGAGTACGGGCACCTCTCACGCGGGGCTGGACAACGAGTTGAGCTTGGTCGACGGCAAGGACCGGACGCTGACGATTCAGCAGTGGGACACGTTCCTCAACGGGGTGTTTCCCCTTGACCGCAACCGGTTGACGCGGGAGTGGTTCCACAGTGGGCGTGCGAAGTACACCGTGGCCGGCCCGGGCGCTGAGGAGTTCGAGGGCACGTTGGAGCTGGGGTATCAGATCGGCTTCCCGTGGTCGCTGGGGGTGGGGATCAACTTCAGCTACACCACGCCGAACGTGCTGCTCGACCAGGCGCCGCCGTTTCCGTTCGCCAGCCTCAATACCGGCTTTCTCACCACGCCGAACCTGTTTCCCGGGGTGTCGATCAGCGCCGATCTCGGCAACGGTCCGGGGATCCAGGAGGTTGCGACGTTCTCGGTCGATGTGGCGCGCGCCAATGGCGGTGTGGCGGTGTCGAATGCGCACGGCACGGTGACCGGTGCGGCCGGTGGTGTGTTGTTGCGTCCGTTCGCTCGGCTGATCTCCTCGGCCGGTGACAGTGTCACCACCTACGGCGAGCCCTGGAACATGAACTGA
- the mscL gene encoding large-conductance mechanosensitive channel protein MscL codes for MLKGFKEFLARGNIVDLSVAVVIGTAFTGLVTKFTDSIIQPLINRIGAGGESDYGILRIGIGGGQTIDLNVLLSAAINFILVAAVVYFLVVMPYNRLRKKGEVEQAQDTELTLLTEIRNILAETNGSSGAHSAGPGTGPDPDTAKTTSADKS; via the coding sequence ATGTTGAAGGGCTTCAAAGAATTCCTCGCCCGAGGCAACATCGTCGACCTGTCGGTCGCGGTGGTCATCGGCACGGCGTTCACTGGGCTGGTCACCAAGTTCACCGACAGCATCATCCAACCGCTGATCAACCGTATCGGCGCGGGCGGTGAATCCGACTATGGCATTCTGCGCATCGGAATCGGCGGCGGTCAGACGATCGACCTGAACGTGCTGCTGTCGGCGGCCATCAACTTCATCCTCGTCGCGGCGGTGGTGTACTTCCTCGTCGTCATGCCCTACAACCGGCTGCGCAAGAAGGGCGAGGTCGAACAGGCCCAGGACACCGAGCTGACCCTGCTGACCGAGATCCGCAACATCCTCGCCGAGACCAACGGATCGAGTGGCGCGCACTCGGCCGGTCCGGGCACCGGCCCCGATCCCGACACCGCGAAGACGACAAGCGCCGACAAGTCCTGA
- a CDS encoding SAF domain-containing protein: MGDSLNPSPLHRLTGMLRPDWTRTVLARRIAASGLVVLAAVAALRPDPDDERIDAVVAARDLSPGSALTADDVRIETLSAATVPDGIQSDVEAVLGTTLTGPVRRGEALTDVRLLSPRLAEAAAGPMARIVPLSLDETAVLDLIRPGDVVDVLAAGPESDARPTIVATDAIVVLVSAKPSGVGAGTDRVVLVALPAHAANEVAAATLVQTVTLTLH; encoded by the coding sequence ATGGGGGACTCGCTCAATCCGTCGCCGCTCCATCGGCTGACCGGGATGCTGCGCCCGGACTGGACGCGCACGGTCCTGGCCCGTCGGATCGCCGCGAGCGGGTTGGTGGTGCTTGCCGCCGTCGCCGCACTGCGCCCAGATCCCGATGACGAGCGCATCGACGCGGTCGTCGCGGCGCGCGATCTGAGCCCGGGCAGCGCGCTGACGGCCGATGACGTCCGGATTGAAACACTCAGTGCCGCCACCGTTCCCGATGGCATTCAGTCGGATGTCGAGGCGGTGCTCGGTACCACGCTGACCGGCCCGGTTCGTCGCGGCGAGGCGCTCACCGACGTGCGCCTGTTGAGTCCGCGGCTCGCCGAAGCGGCGGCGGGTCCCATGGCACGCATCGTGCCGCTGTCCCTCGACGAAACGGCGGTGCTCGACCTCATCCGTCCGGGCGACGTTGTCGACGTGCTGGCCGCCGGCCCCGAATCCGACGCCCGGCCAACGATTGTCGCGACCGACGCGATCGTCGTGCTGGTGTCCGCGAAGCCCTCGGGGGTAGGCGCCGGCACGGATCGGGTCGTGCTGGTGGCGCTGCCGGCCCATGCCGCCAACGAGGTGGCGGCCGCGACGCTGGTGCAGACGGTCACGCTGACGCTGCACTGA
- a CDS encoding FmdB family zinc ribbon protein produces the protein MPTYSYACTECGDRFDAVQAFSDASLTTCDKCNGRLRKLFGNVGVVFKGSGFYRTDSRESAKSSSNGSSGESGSTSESSSSSEKSSSEKSSSEKSSSEKSSAGSSSDSGSTAVAAASS, from the coding sequence GTGCCTACCTATTCGTATGCGTGCACTGAGTGTGGCGACCGGTTCGACGCGGTTCAGGCGTTCAGCGATGCCTCGTTGACCACCTGCGACAAGTGCAACGGTCGTCTGCGCAAGCTCTTCGGAAACGTCGGAGTGGTGTTCAAGGGCAGCGGCTTCTACCGCACCGACAGCCGCGAATCCGCCAAGAGTTCGTCCAACGGGTCCAGTGGTGAATCCGGCAGCACCTCGGAGTCGAGCTCGTCCTCCGAGAAGTCGTCTTCCGAGAAGTCGTCTTCCGAGAAGTCCTCTTCGGAGAAGTCGAGCGCCGGCTCGTCGAGCGACTCCGGCTCCACCGCGGTGGCCGCCGCGTCGAGCTGA
- a CDS encoding 5-formyltetrahydrofolate cyclo-ligase, protein MSATKADLRAAILTARRALAAHEHDSEANVLSRHATTLVAAGETVCAYVPVGSEPGSLELIDSLHRRGVRVLLPVARHDAAGIPQPLQWGQYTPGELVEARFGLREPAPPWLAPETITVARTLLVPALAVDRAGVRLGRGAGFYDRSLRLAARSARVVAVVRDDEFVDRLPAEPHDVLMTHALTPRRGLVALGRPGMTHAT, encoded by the coding sequence GTGAGCGCGACGAAAGCGGATCTTCGCGCCGCGATTCTGACGGCCCGCCGGGCACTGGCCGCGCATGAACACGACTCCGAGGCGAATGTGTTGAGCAGGCACGCGACGACGCTCGTCGCGGCCGGAGAGACCGTGTGCGCCTACGTCCCGGTCGGGTCCGAACCCGGCTCCCTCGAGCTGATCGACTCTCTTCACCGCCGCGGTGTCCGCGTGCTGCTGCCGGTGGCACGGCACGACGCTGCCGGGATTCCGCAGCCGCTGCAGTGGGGCCAGTACACACCGGGCGAGTTGGTGGAGGCGCGGTTCGGGCTCCGGGAGCCCGCCCCTCCGTGGCTGGCGCCAGAGACCATCACGGTCGCCAGGACGCTCCTGGTACCCGCGCTCGCCGTCGATCGGGCCGGTGTGCGGCTTGGCCGTGGCGCGGGTTTCTACGACCGGTCGCTGCGGCTGGCGGCGCGGTCGGCGCGGGTGGTCGCGGTCGTGCGCGACGACGAGTTCGTCGACCGGTTGCCCGCCGAACCACACGACGTGTTGATGACCCACGCGCTGACACCGCGGCGCGGGCTGGTGGCCCTCGGTCGGCCGGGAATGACGCACGCCACGTAG
- a CDS encoding UTP--glucose-1-phosphate uridylyltransferase — MTRPLVPIPYTAVVPAAGLGTRFLPATKTVPKELLPVVDTPGIELVAAEAAEGGAKRLVIVTSEGKDGVVAHFVEDLVLEGTLEARGKTSMLEKVRRAPALIKVESVVQAEPLGLGHAVSCVEPTLGPDEDAIAVLLPDDLVLPTGVLETMSKVRAKRGGSVLCAIEVPREEISAYGVFDVEPVADTNNPNVLRVKGMYEKPKAEDAPSPYAAAGRYVLDRAIFDALRRVPRGAGGEIQLTDAVALLINEGHPVHVVVHRGSRHDLGNPGGYLKAAVDFALKRDDYGPELRQWLVERLGLIDC, encoded by the coding sequence ATGACACGGCCTCTGGTACCGATCCCGTATACGGCGGTGGTTCCTGCGGCGGGGCTCGGCACCCGATTCCTGCCCGCCACCAAGACGGTGCCCAAGGAACTGCTGCCCGTTGTGGACACCCCGGGCATCGAGCTGGTCGCCGCGGAAGCGGCCGAGGGCGGCGCAAAGCGGCTGGTCATCGTCACCTCCGAGGGCAAGGACGGCGTCGTCGCGCACTTCGTCGAGGACCTCGTGCTCGAGGGCACGCTGGAGGCCCGCGGCAAGACATCGATGCTGGAGAAGGTGCGGCGCGCGCCGGCCCTGATCAAGGTCGAGTCGGTCGTGCAGGCCGAGCCGCTGGGCCTCGGCCACGCGGTCAGCTGCGTGGAACCGACGCTGGGTCCGGACGAGGACGCGATCGCGGTATTGCTGCCCGACGACCTTGTGCTCCCGACCGGCGTGCTCGAGACCATGTCGAAGGTCCGTGCCAAGCGTGGCGGCTCGGTGCTGTGTGCGATCGAGGTGCCGCGCGAAGAGATAAGCGCCTACGGCGTCTTCGATGTCGAGCCCGTCGCCGACACCAACAACCCGAACGTGCTGCGCGTCAAGGGCATGTACGAGAAGCCCAAGGCCGAGGACGCGCCGTCGCCGTACGCCGCGGCGGGCCGGTACGTGCTCGACCGGGCCATCTTCGACGCGCTGCGGCGGGTTCCGCGCGGTGCGGGCGGGGAGATCCAGTTGACCGACGCGGTCGCGTTGCTCATCAACGAGGGGCATCCCGTGCACGTGGTCGTGCACCGTGGCTCTCGACACGACCTCGGAAATCCCGGAGGCTACCTCAAGGCTGCGGTTGACTTTGCGTTGAAGCGCGATGACTACGGGCCGGAACTCCGGCAGTGGTTGGTGGAGCGATTGGGGCTGATCGACTGCTGA